A genomic segment from Streptosporangium roseum DSM 43021 encodes:
- a CDS encoding DNA recombination protein RmuC: MALAFQLAVGLAAGLAIGFLLGRARASSGAADAGARLAEAEARARVAEEKVAYVEGQLAERFQALSARALDVNNLRFLELAETRLASSRAEAAGELEQRKQAVEHLIEPLKDTLARVETQLRDTQSGQRAAHAELAKHIDIVRESNDQLRVQTTALVRALQRPEARGRWGELQLRRVAEIAGMQRYCDFDEQASVTTPDGALRPDMVVRLAGGKNIVVDSKVSLAAYLEAAESGDPDHQSARLDSHARHVREHVDRLASKAYWQAFSPAPEFMVLFIPGEAFLAPALERDPALLEYAMRRRIHIATPTTLITMLRTAQYAWQQAALSENARAVFELGKELYERLGTMGRNMETMGRSLGRAVESYNRTVGSLETRVLVSARRLNDLGLVDAELDTPATVEDLPRALTSPELLEEEEPSPPLVSRLNGKLTNDLS; encoded by the coding sequence CTCGCTTTCCAGCTCGCCGTGGGACTCGCCGCGGGACTCGCGATCGGATTCCTGCTGGGCCGGGCGCGTGCCTCCTCGGGAGCGGCGGATGCCGGCGCCCGTCTGGCCGAGGCCGAGGCGCGGGCCAGAGTCGCCGAGGAGAAGGTCGCCTACGTCGAGGGACAGCTCGCCGAACGCTTCCAGGCCCTGTCCGCCCGCGCGCTCGACGTCAACAACCTGCGGTTCCTGGAGCTGGCCGAGACCCGGCTGGCCTCCAGCCGCGCCGAGGCCGCCGGGGAGCTGGAGCAGCGCAAGCAGGCCGTCGAGCACCTGATCGAGCCGTTGAAGGACACCCTGGCCCGCGTCGAGACGCAGCTGCGCGACACCCAGTCGGGCCAGCGGGCCGCCCACGCCGAGCTGGCCAAGCACATCGACATCGTCCGCGAGAGCAACGACCAGCTCCGCGTCCAGACGACCGCGCTGGTGCGCGCCCTGCAGCGTCCGGAGGCCAGGGGCCGGTGGGGGGAGCTCCAGCTCCGCAGGGTCGCCGAGATCGCCGGGATGCAGCGCTACTGCGACTTCGACGAGCAGGCGAGCGTCACCACCCCCGACGGCGCGCTCCGGCCCGACATGGTCGTACGGCTGGCCGGCGGCAAGAACATCGTGGTCGACTCCAAGGTCTCCCTGGCCGCCTACCTGGAGGCCGCCGAGTCCGGCGATCCCGACCACCAGTCGGCCCGGCTCGACTCCCACGCGCGGCATGTGCGCGAGCACGTGGACCGGCTCGCCTCCAAGGCCTACTGGCAGGCGTTCAGCCCGGCGCCGGAGTTCATGGTGCTGTTCATCCCGGGTGAGGCCTTCCTCGCCCCGGCCCTGGAGCGCGATCCCGCCCTGCTGGAGTACGCCATGCGGCGGCGGATCCACATCGCCACGCCCACCACGTTGATCACCATGCTCCGCACCGCGCAGTACGCCTGGCAGCAGGCCGCGCTCAGCGAGAACGCGCGGGCGGTCTTCGAGCTGGGCAAGGAACTCTACGAACGGCTGGGCACCATGGGACGGAACATGGAGACGATGGGCCGGTCGCTGGGCAGGGCGGTGGAGTCCTACAACCGGACGGTCGGCTCCCTGGAGACGCGGGTGCTGGTGAGCGCGCGCAGGCTGAACGACCTGGGGCTGGTCGACGCGGAGCTGGACACGCCCGCGACGGTCGAGGACCTGCCGCGCGCGCTGACCTCGCCCGAACTGCTGGAGGAAGAGGAGCCAAGCCCGCCTCTCGTCTCCCGCCTGAACGGTAAGTTGACGAACGACCTGTCCTAG
- a CDS encoding DUF6542 domain-containing protein, translating into MSEQKRSTGIRLTARGAMASVLVFTLLGSLLQALLGLPALIGLMFVAGCGAAVSLVNRRDLLSLVVSPPLVFFTATLIAEAVRALGAASPVQALGLGMLTKLSAGAPWLFGGSLLVLLVAWRRGLARCVRDLREELRAAGPDIPRPRSGDSVGYAPEPEGYFEPKVYGTPREGQ; encoded by the coding sequence GTGAGTGAGCAGAAGCGGAGCACCGGCATCCGGCTGACCGCCCGGGGTGCGATGGCGTCCGTGCTGGTGTTCACGCTGCTGGGCAGTCTTCTACAGGCTCTGCTCGGGCTGCCGGCGCTGATCGGCCTGATGTTCGTGGCCGGCTGCGGGGCCGCGGTCTCGCTGGTGAACCGGCGGGACCTGCTCTCGCTGGTGGTGTCCCCGCCGCTGGTCTTCTTCACGGCCACGCTGATCGCCGAGGCCGTCCGGGCGCTGGGCGCGGCCTCGCCGGTCCAGGCCCTCGGCCTGGGCATGCTGACCAAGCTGTCGGCCGGCGCGCCATGGCTGTTCGGCGGCTCGCTGCTGGTCCTGCTCGTCGCCTGGCGCCGCGGCCTGGCCCGGTGCGTCCGCGACCTGCGCGAGGAGCTGCGGGCCGCGGGCCCCGACATCCCCCGCCCGAGGAGCGGTGACAGCGTCGGCTACGCCCCCGAGCCCGAGGGCTACTTCGAGCCCAAGGTGTACGGCACGCCCCGCGAAGGCCAGTAG
- a CDS encoding 4-hydroxy-3-methylbut-2-enyl diphosphate reductase, producing MTSKTPATRRVLVAKPRGYCAGVDRAVQAVEKALEQYGAPIYVRKQIVHNTHVVRTLEERGAIFVEETEEVPEGAIVVFSAHGVSPVVHQEAARRSLRTIDATCPLVTKVHNEAKRFASQDYDILLIGHEGHEEVEGTAGEAPDHIQLVDGLDSVAAVQVKDPSRLVWLSQTTLSVDETVETVSRLKERFPNLIDPPSDDICYATQNRQVAVKEIAAQAQLVIVVGSENSSNSKRLVEVAVDHGADASYLVDDASLIKDEWLDGVTTVGVTSGASVPDELVSEVLARLAAHGFADVEEVESIEENVRFALPHELRKDLRATV from the coding sequence ATGACTTCAAAGACCCCCGCGACCCGACGCGTACTTGTGGCTAAGCCCCGTGGCTACTGCGCGGGGGTCGATCGAGCGGTCCAAGCCGTGGAGAAGGCCCTGGAGCAGTACGGCGCGCCGATCTACGTCCGTAAGCAGATCGTCCACAACACCCATGTGGTCAGGACGCTGGAAGAGCGTGGAGCGATCTTCGTCGAGGAGACCGAGGAGGTTCCCGAGGGCGCCATCGTGGTCTTCTCCGCCCACGGCGTCTCCCCGGTCGTCCACCAGGAGGCCGCCCGGCGCAGCCTCAGGACCATCGACGCCACCTGCCCGCTGGTGACCAAGGTGCACAACGAGGCCAAGCGCTTCGCCTCCCAGGACTACGACATCCTGCTCATCGGCCACGAGGGCCACGAGGAGGTCGAGGGCACCGCGGGCGAGGCGCCCGACCACATCCAGCTCGTCGACGGCCTCGACTCGGTCGCCGCCGTCCAGGTGAAGGACCCCAGCCGGCTGGTGTGGCTGTCGCAGACCACGCTGTCGGTGGACGAGACGGTCGAGACGGTCTCCCGCCTCAAGGAGCGCTTCCCGAACCTCATCGATCCGCCGAGCGACGACATCTGCTACGCCACCCAGAACCGCCAGGTCGCGGTGAAGGAGATCGCCGCCCAGGCCCAGCTCGTCATCGTCGTCGGCTCGGAGAACTCCTCCAACTCCAAGCGACTGGTCGAGGTCGCCGTCGACCACGGGGCCGACGCCTCCTACCTGGTCGACGACGCCTCGCTCATCAAGGACGAGTGGCTCGACGGGGTCACCACGGTCGGCGTGACGAGCGGCGCTTCGGTCCCCGACGAGCTCGTCTCCGAGGTGCTGGCCCGCCTCGCCGCGCACGGCTTCGCCGACGTCGAAGAGGTCGAGTCGATCGAGGAGAACGTCCGCTTCGCCCTCCCGCACGAGCTCCGCAAGGACCTGCGCGCCACCGTCTGA
- the xseA gene encoding exodeoxyribonuclease VII large subunit has product MSSKTTPEQPLPVRTVLQMVGGWIGKLGTVWVEGQITELTARGGTVFLTLRDPVANVSARVTCPRGVYEATVPRPVDGARVVMHLKPDFWVNKGSFAFTALEMRPVGVGELLARLERLRQVLAAEGLFGVDRKRRLPFLPGTIGLICGRDSAAERDVLENSRRRWPAVRFKVEPVAVQGPYAVTEVGEALRKFDADGEVDVIVIARGGGSMEDLLPFSDEALVRAVAACRTPVVSAIGHEQDNPLLDLVADVRASTPTDAAKKVVPDVGEQLTLIRQLRDRGRRVAGGWLERETTWLAAVRSRPSLADPVREIERRAEQAEQLRDRARRSLTGSLDRAQDSLEHLRARLVSLSPAATLERGYAIVQRPTGDVVRRAGDVAPGDELTIRFPDDRVTVRRDPAR; this is encoded by the coding sequence ATGAGCTCGAAGACCACCCCGGAACAGCCGCTCCCTGTCCGCACGGTGCTGCAGATGGTCGGCGGCTGGATCGGCAAGCTCGGCACCGTCTGGGTGGAGGGGCAGATCACCGAGCTGACCGCTCGCGGCGGCACGGTGTTCCTGACGTTGCGTGATCCCGTGGCCAACGTGTCCGCCCGGGTCACCTGCCCCCGTGGCGTCTACGAGGCGACCGTCCCCCGGCCGGTGGACGGCGCCCGGGTCGTCATGCATCTGAAGCCGGACTTCTGGGTCAACAAGGGCTCCTTCGCGTTCACCGCGCTGGAGATGCGGCCGGTCGGCGTCGGCGAGCTGCTGGCCCGGCTGGAACGGCTGCGCCAGGTGCTCGCCGCCGAGGGGCTGTTCGGAGTCGACCGCAAGCGGCGGCTGCCGTTCCTGCCCGGCACGATCGGGCTGATCTGCGGCCGTGACTCGGCCGCCGAGCGCGACGTGCTGGAGAACTCGCGGCGGCGCTGGCCCGCGGTGCGGTTCAAGGTCGAGCCGGTGGCCGTGCAGGGGCCGTACGCGGTCACCGAGGTCGGCGAGGCTCTGCGGAAGTTCGACGCGGACGGCGAGGTCGACGTCATCGTGATCGCGCGGGGCGGCGGGTCGATGGAGGACCTGCTGCCCTTCTCCGACGAGGCGCTGGTCCGGGCGGTGGCCGCGTGCCGGACGCCGGTGGTCAGCGCGATCGGCCACGAGCAGGACAACCCCCTGCTCGACCTGGTCGCCGACGTACGGGCCTCCACCCCCACGGACGCCGCCAAGAAGGTCGTGCCGGACGTCGGCGAGCAGCTCACGCTCATCCGCCAGCTCCGTGATCGGGGCCGGCGGGTGGCGGGCGGGTGGCTGGAGCGTGAGACCACCTGGCTGGCCGCGGTCCGCTCCCGCCCCTCGCTGGCCGACCCGGTCCGCGAGATCGAGCGCAGGGCCGAGCAGGCCGAGCAGCTCAGGGACCGGGCCAGGCGCTCGCTGACCGGCTCCCTGGACCGCGCTCAGGACTCCCTGGAGCACCTACGGGCCCGCCTGGTGTCCCTGTCCCCCGCCGCCACCCTGGAACGCGGCTACGCGATCGTGCAGCGCCCCACGGGCGACGTCGTACGGCGGGCGGGCGACGTCGCCCCCGGCGACGAGCTGACGATCCGGTTCCCCGACGACCGGGTGACGGTCAGGAGGGATCCCGCCAGGTGA
- a CDS encoding GNAT family N-acetyltransferase, translated as MSVRTATHDDIPELLRLREILADRMAQDGSYPVDGDWRQAYADSLAERLGSDDTAVYVVDAPSGRLAACGMGLIFERFPGPSLPDGRYGYIQGMTTDPGHRRRGHSRAIMARLMEWYRGSRIHRVDLHATSDGEPLYREFGFVDDGHHYPSLTWRDPS; from the coding sequence ATGAGTGTCCGCACCGCGACCCACGACGACATCCCCGAGCTGCTCCGTCTGCGCGAGATCCTGGCCGACCGGATGGCCCAGGACGGCAGCTATCCGGTCGACGGCGACTGGCGCCAGGCCTACGCCGACAGCCTCGCGGAGCGGCTGGGCAGCGACGACACGGCCGTCTACGTGGTGGACGCCCCCAGCGGGAGGCTGGCCGCCTGCGGGATGGGCCTCATCTTCGAGCGCTTCCCCGGCCCCAGCCTCCCCGACGGCCGCTACGGCTACATCCAGGGCATGACCACCGACCCCGGCCACCGGCGCCGGGGACACAGCCGCGCGATCATGGCCAGGCTCATGGAGTGGTATCGAGGCAGCAGGATCCACCGCGTGGACCTGCACGCCACGTCGGACGGCGAGCCGCTCTACCGCGAGTTCGGCTTCGTCGACGACGGCCACCACTACCCCTCGCTCACCTGGCGGGATCCCTCCTGA
- a CDS encoding exodeoxyribonuclease VII small subunit: MADEKTPSYEQAREELTEVVRRLEAGGLTLEQSIELWERGEKLASLCEEWLQGARVKLAAAMAQRRQPDPAGDAPF, translated from the coding sequence GTGGCCGATGAGAAGACACCGTCGTATGAGCAGGCACGCGAGGAGCTGACCGAGGTGGTCCGCCGTCTGGAGGCGGGCGGTCTCACGCTGGAGCAGTCGATCGAGCTGTGGGAGCGCGGCGAGAAGCTGGCGTCGCTGTGCGAGGAGTGGCTCCAGGGCGCCCGGGTGAAGCTCGCCGCCGCCATGGCGCAGCGCCGGCAGCCCGATCCCGCCGGAGACGCGCCCTTCTGA
- a CDS encoding DUF4245 domain-containing protein, with protein sequence MERFTQGFYGYAVAMLVCLAGVGVFLLVTPQSRTEHLPKVDFSIDVANMRRDAPYQVWTPEPVPVGWIPTSSRMTKEKGAVTWKLGFATAKRPEAATRSHAMLAQSDEKPAAEFANRMANTSEVTGSIQINGVTWEQRLRKDKDQRSLVRLLPDATVVVTGTAQWEELSALAGSLKQQAKVAP encoded by the coding sequence GTGGAACGGTTCACTCAGGGTTTCTACGGCTACGCGGTCGCGATGCTGGTCTGCCTCGCCGGCGTCGGCGTCTTCCTGCTGGTCACGCCGCAGAGCAGGACCGAGCACCTCCCCAAGGTCGACTTCTCGATCGACGTGGCCAACATGCGCCGCGACGCGCCCTACCAGGTGTGGACGCCGGAGCCGGTGCCCGTCGGCTGGATCCCGACGAGCTCACGGATGACCAAGGAGAAGGGCGCGGTGACCTGGAAGCTCGGCTTCGCCACCGCCAAGCGCCCCGAAGCCGCCACGCGCTCCCACGCGATGCTCGCCCAGAGCGACGAGAAGCCGGCGGCCGAGTTCGCCAACCGGATGGCCAACACCAGCGAGGTCACCGGCAGCATCCAGATCAACGGCGTGACCTGGGAACAACGCCTCCGCAAGGACAAGGACCAGCGCTCCCTCGTCCGGCTCCTGCCCGACGCCACGGTCGTCGTCACGGGCACCGCCCAGTGGGAGGAGCTGTCCGCCCTGGCCGGATCCCTCAAGCAGCAGGCGAAAGTCGCCCCCTAG
- a CDS encoding TetR/AcrR family transcriptional regulator produces the protein MSSDTERLVTGVTARTSERGAATRVALLAAAREIFVTSGFAEAGVTEVVSRAGASVGSLYHHFSGKADLYLTLFEDFQTRQTQRTKHAVQEARAEGETDPMRLFIAGARAYLEGCLEERELAALFLRGDGPPGFEVIMRDRLRQWAKRNAALFEGDEGALVVVLTGALAAAVSEVALSEDEDASRTLAEGVLDIIGQIRRP, from the coding sequence ATGAGCAGCGACACGGAACGGCTGGTGACAGGCGTGACTGCACGGACCTCCGAGCGGGGTGCCGCCACGCGCGTCGCGCTTCTCGCGGCGGCCAGGGAGATCTTCGTCACAAGCGGCTTCGCGGAGGCCGGTGTCACCGAGGTGGTCTCCCGCGCCGGGGCGAGCGTCGGCAGCCTCTACCACCACTTCTCCGGCAAGGCCGACCTCTACCTGACGCTCTTCGAGGACTTCCAGACCCGGCAGACCCAGCGGACCAAGCACGCGGTCCAGGAGGCCCGCGCCGAGGGCGAGACCGACCCGATGCGGCTGTTCATCGCCGGCGCCCGCGCTTACCTGGAGGGCTGCCTGGAAGAGCGCGAGCTCGCCGCGCTCTTCCTGCGCGGCGACGGGCCGCCCGGGTTCGAGGTCATCATGCGCGACCGGCTCCGCCAGTGGGCCAAGCGCAACGCCGCCCTGTTCGAAGGCGACGAGGGCGCGCTGGTCGTGGTCCTCACCGGCGCGCTCGCCGCGGCCGTCTCCGAGGTCGCCCTGTCCGAGGACGAAGACGCCTCCCGCACTCTCGCCGAGGGCGTGCTGGACATCATCGGCCAGATCAGACGCCCCTGA
- the glpX gene encoding class II fructose-bisphosphatase: MSDQTSVPAALATGAHAPDRNLALELVRVTEAAAMAAARWVGRGDKNGADGAAVNAMRQLINTVSMNGVVVIGEGEKDNAPMLYNGEQVGDGSGAECDVAVDPIDGTRLTALGMPNGISVIAVSERGSMYDPSAVFYMDKLVTGPEAAGAVDINAPVADNISAVARAKGGEPSDVTVVILDRPRHEKIIREIRDAGARIKLITDGDVAGAIMAARAGTGVDLMLGIGGTPEGIIAACALKCLGGVIQGRLWPQDDAERRRALDAGLDLDATLSTDDLVRSDDVFFAASGITDGELMQGVRYRGGRAVTSSLVMRGRSGTIRKIESEHQLWKLRAYSAINFDSAS, encoded by the coding sequence ATGTCCGATCAGACGTCCGTACCTGCCGCGCTCGCCACGGGCGCACACGCACCTGATCGCAACCTCGCCCTCGAACTGGTCAGGGTCACCGAGGCCGCGGCGATGGCCGCGGCCCGCTGGGTCGGGCGCGGCGACAAGAACGGCGCCGACGGCGCCGCGGTGAACGCGATGCGCCAGCTGATCAACACGGTCTCGATGAACGGCGTGGTGGTGATCGGCGAGGGCGAGAAGGACAACGCGCCGATGCTCTACAACGGCGAGCAGGTCGGGGACGGCAGCGGCGCCGAGTGCGACGTGGCCGTGGACCCGATCGACGGCACCCGGCTCACCGCGCTCGGCATGCCCAACGGGATCTCGGTCATCGCGGTCAGCGAGCGCGGCTCGATGTACGACCCGTCGGCCGTCTTCTACATGGACAAGCTGGTCACCGGTCCCGAGGCCGCCGGGGCGGTGGACATCAACGCTCCGGTGGCCGACAACATCTCCGCGGTGGCCCGCGCCAAGGGGGGCGAGCCCTCGGACGTGACCGTGGTCATCCTCGACCGCCCCCGGCACGAGAAGATCATCAGGGAGATCCGCGACGCCGGCGCGCGGATCAAGCTCATCACCGACGGCGACGTGGCCGGAGCGATCATGGCCGCCCGCGCGGGCACCGGCGTCGACCTGATGCTCGGCATCGGCGGCACGCCCGAGGGCATCATCGCCGCCTGCGCGCTCAAGTGCCTGGGCGGCGTCATCCAGGGCAGGCTCTGGCCGCAGGACGACGCCGAGCGCCGCCGAGCGCTGGACGCCGGCCTCGATCTGGACGCCACGCTGAGCACCGACGACCTGGTCCGCTCCGACGACGTGTTCTTCGCGGCCAGCGGGATCACCGACGGCGAGCTGATGCAGGGCGTCCGCTACCGCGGCGGCCGCGCCGTCACCAGCTCCCTGGTCATGCGGGGCCGTTCCGGCACGATCCGCAAGATCGAGAGCGAGCACCAGCTCTGGAAGCTGCGCGCCTACAGCGCGATCAACTTCGACAGCGCGAGCTGA
- a CDS encoding DUF1707 SHOCT-like domain-containing protein has protein sequence MDSFPPPVTRNSARPPRPGDLRAGDADRDRVAAVLSDALADGRLDHDEHEERIQALYQARTLGELTALTADLLPPEAQPLRTDDGPVMAFFGSQERSGRWVVPTRFSATAICANVTLDLREALLQSGHVTLQVTVMAATLTLIVPEGVRIEMPASAIMGGKKNQVPPSPDGPVIEITGLVTLGSIVAKSPKRPRRSWFRR, from the coding sequence GTGGACAGTTTCCCGCCCCCGGTGACCCGCAACTCCGCCCGCCCGCCGCGCCCCGGTGACCTGCGCGCCGGAGACGCCGACCGGGACCGGGTGGCCGCCGTGCTGAGCGACGCGCTCGCCGACGGCCGGCTGGACCACGACGAGCACGAGGAGCGGATCCAGGCGCTCTACCAGGCCCGCACGCTGGGCGAGCTCACCGCGCTCACCGCCGACCTGCTCCCGCCGGAGGCCCAGCCGCTGCGGACCGACGACGGCCCGGTGATGGCTTTCTTCGGCTCGCAGGAGCGCTCGGGCCGCTGGGTGGTGCCCACCCGTTTCTCCGCCACCGCGATCTGCGCCAACGTCACGCTCGATCTGCGCGAAGCGCTGCTCCAGTCCGGTCACGTGACCCTTCAGGTCACGGTGATGGCCGCGACCCTCACGCTGATCGTCCCGGAGGGCGTCCGGATCGAGATGCCCGCCTCCGCCATCATGGGAGGCAAGAAGAACCAGGTCCCTCCCTCGCCCGACGGCCCGGTCATCGAGATCACCGGGCTCGTCACCCTGGGCAGCATCGTCGCCAAGTCGCCCAAGCGTCCCCGCCGCTCATGGTTCCGCCGCTGA
- a CDS encoding TetR/AcrR family transcriptional regulator: protein MRAGADRRRGYPAGEARRERILAVALQEFAENGYRGASLARIAERAELSQAGLLHHFRSKEHLLTAVLDHRDELDLRRYDLGGVRTGADALGVLVDVVEHNSRVPGLVQLFTVITGEAVTADHPGHDWARRRYRRLRGEVTRALGRAVESGEFRAGTDPEAHADRLIAMMDGLQNQWLLDPDRVDMAAVFRGYVDDLVALLRP from the coding sequence GTGAGGGCGGGAGCTGACCGGCGCAGAGGTTATCCGGCCGGGGAGGCGCGGAGGGAGCGCATCCTGGCCGTCGCGCTGCAGGAGTTCGCCGAGAACGGCTACCGGGGAGCCTCCCTCGCCCGCATCGCCGAGCGGGCCGAGCTCTCCCAGGCCGGGCTGCTCCACCACTTCCGGAGCAAGGAGCACCTGCTGACCGCGGTCCTCGACCACCGCGACGAGCTCGACCTGCGCCGCTACGACCTCGGCGGCGTGCGCACCGGCGCCGACGCGCTCGGCGTCCTGGTCGACGTGGTCGAGCACAACTCGCGCGTCCCCGGGCTCGTCCAGCTCTTCACCGTGATCACCGGTGAGGCGGTCACCGCCGACCATCCCGGCCACGACTGGGCCCGCCGCCGCTACCGGCGGCTCCGCGGCGAGGTGACCCGGGCGCTGGGCAGGGCGGTGGAATCCGGCGAGTTCCGCGCGGGCACCGACCCCGAGGCCCACGCCGACCGGCTGATCGCCATGATGGACGGCCTGCAGAACCAGTGGCTCCTGGACCCCGACCGGGTCGACATGGCCGCCGTCTTCCGCGGCTATGTCGACGACCTCGTCGCGCTGCTACGGCCCTGA
- a CDS encoding MFS transporter — translation MATWAAFFVQGLCFATLLTHVIDLQHRFGLSDGDLTLVLLLVPVIAGIGSVVAAPLAARYGSGPVLRISQLGVCAVVALSGWNTELAGLYVLSAVFGLFVGAVDAAMNMQAVAVERRYGMSVLTGFHAVWSVGSMLGAGFNSAFTALGMDLGWSFSIPVAIGAAISAIMLPRLYDRDGERATAQAARTAARVPWRPIIPLCLAMAFLYVGDAAVSNYGTVYMESALSASGWLVPFAYLVYQAAMLLARVPGDFAVRRYGPAPVVRVGAVIAAVGTLGVVAAPGVLVAVLSFGLIGIGLSVIAPQSFSAAGRLGAGAETAIARVNMFNYVGFLVGAAVVGTINDTVDARMAFVPAAVVVALIVPLAKGFQPDPELTAQKVRGSEGQR, via the coding sequence GTGGCGACCTGGGCCGCCTTCTTCGTCCAGGGTCTCTGCTTCGCCACCCTGCTCACCCATGTGATCGACCTGCAGCACAGGTTCGGGCTGAGCGACGGCGACCTCACCCTCGTCCTGCTGCTCGTTCCGGTGATCGCCGGCATCGGGAGCGTCGTGGCCGCCCCCCTGGCCGCCAGGTACGGCAGCGGCCCGGTCCTGCGGATCTCCCAGCTGGGCGTCTGCGCCGTCGTGGCCCTGTCCGGATGGAACACCGAGCTCGCCGGGCTGTACGTGCTCAGCGCCGTGTTCGGCCTGTTCGTCGGGGCGGTGGACGCGGCGATGAACATGCAGGCCGTCGCGGTCGAGCGCCGCTACGGCATGAGCGTGCTGACCGGTTTCCACGCCGTGTGGAGCGTCGGCTCGATGCTGGGCGCCGGGTTCAACTCCGCCTTCACCGCGCTCGGGATGGACCTGGGCTGGTCGTTCTCCATCCCGGTGGCCATCGGTGCCGCGATCTCAGCGATCATGCTTCCCCGGCTCTACGACCGGGACGGGGAGCGGGCTACGGCGCAGGCCGCGCGGACGGCGGCCAGGGTGCCGTGGCGGCCGATCATCCCGCTCTGCCTGGCGATGGCGTTCCTCTACGTAGGCGACGCCGCGGTCTCCAACTACGGCACCGTCTACATGGAGAGCGCGCTGTCGGCGAGCGGCTGGCTGGTGCCCTTCGCCTATCTCGTCTACCAGGCGGCCATGCTCCTCGCGCGGGTCCCGGGGGACTTCGCCGTGCGCAGGTACGGCCCTGCCCCGGTCGTCCGCGTGGGAGCGGTGATCGCGGCCGTGGGCACGCTCGGCGTCGTCGCCGCCCCCGGTGTCCTGGTGGCCGTCCTGTCGTTCGGCCTGATCGGCATCGGCCTGTCGGTCATCGCGCCGCAGTCGTTCTCGGCGGCCGGCCGTCTCGGCGCCGGAGCCGAGACGGCGATCGCGCGCGTCAACATGTTCAACTACGTCGGCTTCCTCGTCGGCGCGGCCGTGGTCGGCACCATCAACGACACCGTGGACGCGCGGATGGCGTTCGTGCCCGCCGCCGTCGTGGTGGCCCTGATCGTGCCGCTGGCCAAGGGCTTCCAGCCGGATCCGGAGCTCACCGCTCAGAAGGTCAGAGGTTCAGAAGGTCAGAGGTAA
- the iolB gene encoding 5-deoxy-glucuronate isomerase yields MTLIPAGSAALAPWALFITPESAGWVYAGLRVLCLSGESVEFTTGDEEMLVLPLSGSCEVECDGVRLTLHGRTSVFHAVSDFAYLPVGATARVTGTGRFAFPAARASRSFPVRYGPAREVPVEVRGAGQASRQVNNFCAPDAFDCDKLVAVEVLTPGGNWSSYPPHKHDTASEHEAVLEEIYYFEGGPGYQRVYGTHDTLAEVAGGDVVLVPHGYHGPSMAAPGYDLYYLNVLAGPAPQRSMAFCDDPRHAWIRSSWAEQAVDPRLPMTKAWR; encoded by the coding sequence ATGACCCTCATCCCCGCGGGCAGCGCGGCACTGGCCCCGTGGGCGCTGTTCATCACTCCCGAGTCGGCCGGGTGGGTCTACGCCGGGCTCCGCGTGCTTTGCCTGTCCGGCGAGAGCGTGGAGTTCACCACCGGCGACGAGGAGATGCTGGTCCTGCCCCTGTCGGGCTCGTGCGAGGTCGAGTGCGACGGGGTACGGCTCACGTTGCACGGCCGGACCTCGGTCTTCCACGCGGTCAGCGACTTCGCCTACCTGCCCGTCGGCGCGACCGCCCGGGTCACCGGCACGGGCCGTTTCGCGTTCCCCGCCGCCCGGGCGAGCAGGAGTTTCCCGGTCCGGTACGGCCCGGCGCGCGAGGTCCCGGTCGAGGTCCGCGGCGCCGGCCAGGCCAGCCGCCAGGTCAACAACTTCTGCGCCCCGGACGCCTTCGACTGCGACAAGCTCGTCGCGGTCGAGGTGCTCACCCCCGGCGGCAACTGGTCGTCCTACCCGCCGCACAAGCACGACACCGCCTCCGAGCACGAGGCCGTCCTGGAGGAGATCTACTACTTCGAGGGCGGCCCCGGCTACCAGCGGGTCTACGGCACCCACGACACGCTGGCCGAGGTGGCGGGCGGAGACGTGGTGCTGGTCCCGCACGGCTACCACGGCCCGTCGATGGCGGCCCCCGGCTACGACCTGTACTACCTCAACGTGCTGGCCGGGCCCGCCCCCCAGCGGTCCATGGCCTTCTGCGACGACCCTCGGCACGCCTGGATCCGCTCCTCCTGGGCGGAGCAGGCGGTCGACCCCCGGCTCCCCATGACGAAGGCGTGGCGTTGA